One Syntrophales bacterium DNA segment encodes these proteins:
- a CDS encoding carbohydrate porin, which translates to MMEHTFQATKQWHKSLPSRMFFLICCLFLLFPGGLWAQEASEVERLKDQIEILKQKNAEQIQLLEQRLKALEENTAKARQEVETVREKLTGTEEQLAKTREDVKKVDSKPLPDSLTKGFEFHGYLRSGAGVSGNGSAQAAFQAPGAGGKYRLGNETDTYGEILLVNNFNPGQKSPFFKVNLRLAYSTDWNHGGDTARDTINVRESYIEMGGFDFAKTMSFWAGQRFYRRMDIHMIDFWLLDMSGYGGGIEGIPTGLGNSRLAVAYFGGTADNYQFSTDSRVNKHTLDIRLYDIDVPFGKGTILFAPSTVYGTTYQDTNGNTFACPSTSGFMAGLFHEAVAGGGSTNRATVMYGRGTGSDFSPVLRSPTATLGDAWQFRATESPVIRINDRLSLQGALVFQAKDTGDPSASRTYWYSAGVRPIYSFSKHFALALEAGVDWVDNRIEDYSDALFKVTLAPELRIDTDFFARPVLRVFATYAAWGSGLKDRVGGTTYLGETSGFTAGVQGEVWW; encoded by the coding sequence ATGATGGAACACACGTTCCAGGCAACGAAACAATGGCACAAGTCACTGCCATCACGGATGTTCTTTCTGATCTGCTGCTTATTTCTCCTGTTTCCCGGCGGCCTTTGGGCACAGGAGGCGTCGGAGGTGGAGCGTCTGAAGGACCAGATCGAGATCCTGAAGCAAAAGAATGCCGAACAGATCCAGCTTCTGGAGCAGCGGCTGAAGGCCCTGGAAGAAAATACGGCCAAGGCCCGGCAGGAAGTCGAGACGGTCAGGGAGAAGCTGACCGGCACGGAGGAGCAGCTTGCGAAAACCCGGGAAGACGTGAAGAAAGTCGACAGCAAACCCCTCCCCGATTCTCTCACCAAAGGATTCGAGTTTCACGGATACCTGCGGTCCGGCGCCGGGGTCAGCGGCAACGGCAGCGCGCAGGCCGCCTTTCAGGCACCCGGCGCGGGAGGCAAATATCGTCTCGGCAACGAAACGGACACCTACGGCGAGATCCTTCTTGTCAACAACTTCAATCCCGGGCAGAAATCACCGTTCTTCAAGGTCAATCTCCGCCTCGCCTATTCCACGGACTGGAACCACGGCGGAGACACGGCCAGGGACACCATCAACGTCCGTGAATCCTACATTGAAATGGGGGGATTCGATTTCGCGAAGACCATGTCCTTCTGGGCGGGTCAACGGTTCTATCGCCGCATGGACATTCACATGATCGACTTCTGGCTGCTCGACATGAGCGGCTACGGCGGCGGCATCGAAGGAATCCCCACGGGGCTCGGCAACAGCAGGCTGGCCGTGGCCTACTTCGGCGGAACCGCCGACAATTACCAGTTTTCCACGGACAGCCGGGTGAACAAGCACACCCTGGACATCCGCCTGTACGACATCGACGTTCCCTTCGGAAAGGGAACGATCCTGTTCGCCCCTTCCACCGTATACGGAACGACCTACCAGGATACGAACGGCAATACGTTTGCCTGCCCGAGCACCTCCGGATTTATGGCGGGCCTGTTCCATGAAGCGGTCGCCGGAGGCGGCAGCACCAACCGGGCCACCGTCATGTACGGCAGGGGAACGGGTTCGGATTTCAGCCCCGTGCTGCGGAGCCCCACGGCCACCCTCGGTGACGCCTGGCAGTTCCGCGCCACGGAAAGTCCGGTGATCAGGATCAACGACCGGCTGTCCCTGCAGGGTGCTCTCGTTTTCCAGGCGAAGGACACGGGTGATCCTTCGGCGTCGCGCACCTACTGGTACTCAGCCGGCGTTCGTCCGATCTACAGCTTCAGCAAGCACTTCGCCCTGGCCCTGGAAGCCGGTGTAGACTGGGTGGACAACAGGATCGAGGATTACAGCGACGCCCTGTTCAAGGTAACCCTGGCACCGGAGCTTCGCATCGACACGGACTTCTTTGCACGGCCCGTTCTTCGCGTCTTTGCAACCTATGCCGCCTGGGGCAGCGGACTCAAGGATCGCGTGGGAGGAACCACGTACCTGGGAGAGACCTCCGGTTTCACGGCAGGCGTCCAGGGCGAGGTGTGGTGGTAA